A single Capra hircus breed San Clemente chromosome 13, ASM170441v1, whole genome shotgun sequence DNA region contains:
- the C13H20orf173 gene encoding uncharacterized protein C20orf173 homolog, with translation MDREVGDEGLAGGVVWRSGEPRRPTGQRGGGLSMTSGPHPSQSQVEEPVGRLPLEPSPGPDRRHWWQIFVLCIFWMLLLWLMTPCLNLKTDSAPQEKWMDGAPQHCSCPWFKFWQCGCPPGSLNHSVCHHTAGERWFDAGYEKMRGSLMGEAESTRPGAVLWWSDLNAASELRRVWEKLLKVIPRPSVSHFDLFCGTCALMGNSKILQAASLSNNVNRPNMVSRNARGQRSWRQVLLLLLQLFDLAWTSDALSEEMVVFLLDQKSSQNDLRKMPRNSSKTCECPQNSLRKCICSSEVHEYSTCLGIPGEPVWLDEHFEMDVEPLIRMNQAPVQGFEADVGKRTTVRITYPKIDSP, from the exons ATGGACAGAGAAGTGGGAGATGAGGGCTTGGCAGGAGGTGTGGTGTGGAGGTCTGGGGAGCCACGGAGGCCCACAGGACAGAGAGGTGGGGGGCTGTCTATGACCTCAGGTCCTCACCCCTCCCAGTCCCAGGTAGAGGAACCAGTTGGCCGCCTGCCACTGGAGCCATCACCTGGGCCAGACAGGAGGCACTGGTGGCAGATTTTTGTCCTGTGCATCTTCTGGATGCTCCTCTTGTGGCTGATGACCCCCTGCCTGAATCTGAAGACTGACTCAGCACCCCAGGAAAAATGGATGGACGGGGCACCACAGCATTGCAGCTGCCCTTGGTTCAAATTCTGGCAATGTGGCTGCCCGCCCGGGAGTCTCAACCACTCTGTCTGCCACCACACAGCTGGAGAGCGCTGGTTTGATGCAGGCTATGAGAAGATGAGGGGGTCCCTGATGGGAGAAGCAGAGTCCACGCGCCCTGGTGCTGTGCTCTGGTGGTCG GACCTGAACGCAGCAAGCGAGCTGCGCAGAGTGTGGGAGAAGCTGCTCAAGGTGATTCCCCGACCCTCAGTGAGCCATTTTGATCTCTTCTGTGGGACTTGTGCCCTGATGGGGAATTCAAAGATCTTGCAGGCTGCCAGTCTCAGCAACAACGTCAACCGACCCAACATGGTCTCCAG GAATGCCAGGGGCCAGCGTTCTTGGaggcaggtgctgctgctgctcctgcagcTCTTTGATCTTGCATGGACTTCAGATGCTCTGAGTGAGGAGATGGTG GTCTTCCTTCTGGACCAGAAGTCTAGCCAGAATGACCTTCGTAAGATGCCCAGAAATAGCTCAAAGACCTGCGAGTGCCCCCAGAACTCTTTAAGAAAGTGTATCTGTTCATCTGAGGTCCATGAGTACTCCACCTGCCTCGGCATTCCTGGAGAGCCTGTCTGGCTTGACGAACACTTTGAGATGGACGTTGAGCCCCTGATAAG gaTGAACCAGGCGCCTGTCCAAGGCTTTGAGGCGGATGTGGGAAAAAGGACCACTGTGCGCATTACGTACCCCAAGATAGACAGCCCTTAG